A portion of the Pseudoalteromonas luteoviolacea genome contains these proteins:
- a CDS encoding alpha/beta hydrolase family protein, which translates to MKFKSAVTLLFSAIATQLSAAPIDSQHIQFIGPIGQNIQTKPHHTGHQAAIVENLASKLTSDTDSLNVFGERIKWQSLADVNALTMGGLQALKLEFSTGRFVQGKLKLNGIEKAHVFLNGQLLEGKDTYQINAVTGDHQLLVIAEQVGDWKKVTVDFTGKAEHDQLTFTKKSTKALSAKQLFDSPTISAISLSPNADYYVATEQHYQDNKGNSALRDTALYNENGDVVYRLSGVNASAVNWRGDSKTVVFVQNNQLKTLDIKSLKETVIAEDLAGASGFQYFNDNTLIFTWTKTAPKGDKIVKHYKGLEDRWSYARNISQVYLMDISTGLIQAVTEHNLSHSLEDFDAKNNRILATRSPQNYAAPYHGVRELVEFDLTNNSSKVLGQYGTFNDARYGKDGIYVTAGAEFGNGLGRSLKEGVLANNYDTQLFWMNTQGGDIKALSKQFDPSIDSFQVLNNGDLVLSVTDEDRKKLYFFDESKNKFKSLKTKLDVVDKYSVADKRSPVVLATGTTASTPNKLIKLSVKSNKASTIWDSQPIAYKNAEIATLEEFNFTNSVGTEIKGRVYVPHGLDKNKKHPALIYYYGGTSPVSRGFTGRYPFNFWATNGYVVYVLQPSGATGFGQEFSAKHVNDWGNRAADDIIEGTNAFLDAYQFVDKKRLGNLGASYGGFMTMTLATKTDLFSASISHAGISNLTSYWGHGWWGYLYSAEASKHSYPWNNSNLYSQQSPVFNADKVKTPLLLVHGDADVNVPVGESHIMYTALKMLNQDVELIEYKGADHQIFARDRRFQWWDTMLAYFDKHLKDEPQWWQHMYGK; encoded by the coding sequence ATGAAATTTAAGTCAGCGGTCACTTTACTATTTTCCGCAATAGCTACGCAACTCAGCGCAGCGCCAATCGATTCTCAGCATATACAGTTCATTGGCCCTATCGGCCAGAATATTCAAACTAAGCCACACCATACTGGTCATCAAGCAGCGATTGTAGAAAATCTAGCAAGCAAACTCACTAGTGACACTGACTCATTAAACGTGTTTGGTGAGCGCATAAAATGGCAATCCCTTGCTGATGTGAATGCTTTAACAATGGGTGGTTTACAGGCACTTAAGTTAGAGTTTTCTACTGGTCGCTTTGTACAGGGGAAACTAAAACTCAATGGTATCGAGAAAGCTCATGTATTTCTAAATGGCCAGTTGCTTGAAGGAAAAGACACCTATCAAATCAATGCAGTCACGGGTGATCATCAATTACTCGTTATTGCAGAGCAAGTCGGTGATTGGAAAAAAGTAACTGTCGACTTCACTGGTAAAGCAGAACATGATCAATTGACATTTACCAAAAAAAGTACCAAAGCGTTATCAGCGAAACAGCTTTTTGATTCACCTACTATCAGCGCTATCTCCTTGTCTCCAAACGCAGATTACTACGTGGCGACCGAGCAACACTATCAAGACAACAAGGGCAACTCAGCCCTGCGCGACACTGCCTTATACAATGAAAACGGTGACGTCGTCTATCGTCTCAGTGGCGTCAATGCAAGTGCTGTTAATTGGAGAGGCGACTCTAAAACTGTGGTCTTTGTACAAAACAATCAGCTTAAAACGCTTGATATTAAATCTTTGAAAGAAACCGTTATTGCAGAAGATTTAGCTGGCGCAAGCGGATTTCAATATTTTAATGACAACACATTAATCTTCACTTGGACTAAAACAGCCCCTAAAGGCGACAAAATCGTAAAACACTATAAAGGTCTAGAAGACCGCTGGTCTTACGCTCGCAACATCAGCCAAGTTTATTTGATGGATATCAGCACAGGCCTTATTCAAGCAGTAACTGAGCACAACTTAAGCCACTCGCTAGAAGATTTTGATGCAAAAAATAACCGTATTTTGGCAACCCGCTCTCCGCAAAACTATGCTGCACCATACCATGGTGTGAGAGAGCTTGTTGAATTCGATCTAACGAACAACAGCAGTAAAGTACTGGGTCAATATGGTACATTCAATGATGCACGTTACGGCAAAGATGGGATCTACGTTACGGCAGGTGCAGAGTTTGGTAATGGTTTAGGGCGCTCATTAAAAGAAGGCGTACTGGCAAACAACTATGATACACAGCTGTTCTGGATGAATACACAAGGCGGCGATATCAAAGCGCTCAGCAAGCAATTTGATCCTTCAATTGACTCTTTCCAAGTGCTTAACAACGGTGATTTAGTACTCAGTGTTACTGATGAAGACCGAAAAAAACTGTACTTCTTTGACGAAAGTAAAAATAAATTCAAATCGTTAAAAACAAAATTGGATGTCGTTGATAAATACAGCGTTGCTGACAAGCGCAGTCCCGTGGTGCTTGCCACTGGTACAACCGCTTCAACACCAAACAAACTGATAAAGCTTAGTGTCAAAAGTAACAAAGCCAGCACAATCTGGGATTCTCAACCAATTGCTTACAAGAATGCCGAAATAGCCACACTTGAGGAGTTCAACTTTACGAACTCTGTCGGTACTGAGATCAAAGGCCGAGTGTATGTTCCTCATGGCTTAGACAAAAATAAAAAGCACCCTGCGTTGATTTACTATTATGGTGGTACATCGCCAGTTTCTAGAGGCTTTACAGGTCGCTATCCTTTTAATTTCTGGGCAACAAATGGCTATGTTGTCTATGTATTACAACCTTCTGGTGCCACAGGTTTTGGTCAGGAGTTCTCAGCAAAACATGTGAACGATTGGGGTAACCGCGCAGCAGACGATATTATCGAAGGCACCAATGCATTCTTAGACGCTTATCAGTTTGTCGATAAAAAACGTTTGGGTAACTTAGGCGCATCATACGGTGGCTTTATGACCATGACTTTAGCGACTAAAACAGACCTATTCAGCGCATCCATTTCTCATGCCGGTATCTCGAACTTAACTTCCTATTGGGGCCACGGGTGGTGGGGTTACCTCTACTCAGCAGAGGCATCAAAACACAGCTACCCTTGGAACAATAGCAACCTTTATAGTCAACAAAGTCCTGTATTCAATGCAGACAAGGTCAAAACACCATTACTACTGGTGCATGGTGATGCAGATGTGAACGTTCCTGTCGGTGAAAGCCACATTATGTACACGGCGCTAAAAATGCTTAATCAAGATGTTGAATTGATCGAATATAAAGGTGCGGATCACCAAATTTTCGCAAGAGACCGTCGTTTTCAGTGGTGGGATACTATGCTGGCCTACTTCGATAAACACCTAAAAGATGAGCCACAATGGTGGCAACATATGTACGGTAAATAA
- a CDS encoding response regulator transcription factor, with protein MSINVLLVEDDELLAKRVESHFAQTEFQITVDNTGARTLEHVQEQSQTGTPFMMAIIDIVLPATDGLQLAKELNTLTDLGVIMLSSRDSQADRIAGLAQGADDYVCKPVDLLELELRMRALYKRLAGARNEDESEEFIEYADFKLHPDNRTLINPNGDEARLTEAEHKVLICLIANAGKATSRAKISEDIGQPDWSPSDRTVDVLIGRLRKKLGDEKDQKRIVTVRGKGYMLST; from the coding sequence ATGAGCATAAACGTATTATTAGTCGAAGACGATGAGTTACTGGCTAAAAGAGTCGAAAGTCACTTTGCACAAACGGAGTTTCAAATCACCGTTGATAATACCGGTGCTCGGACACTAGAGCATGTGCAGGAGCAATCCCAAACGGGCACTCCTTTTATGATGGCTATCATTGACATTGTTCTACCAGCCACTGACGGCCTGCAGCTGGCAAAAGAACTCAACACATTGACTGATCTTGGTGTGATCATGTTATCAAGCCGTGATTCTCAAGCAGACCGGATCGCAGGATTAGCGCAAGGGGCAGATGACTACGTTTGTAAACCAGTCGATTTATTAGAGTTAGAATTACGCATGCGTGCTCTGTATAAGCGCTTAGCTGGCGCGCGCAATGAAGATGAATCAGAAGAGTTTATTGAATATGCAGACTTTAAACTTCACCCTGATAACCGCACCTTAATCAACCCGAACGGAGATGAAGCAAGGCTCACTGAAGCTGAGCATAAAGTGCTAATTTGCCTCATTGCCAATGCAGGTAAAGCCACTTCACGGGCAAAAATCTCTGAGGACATTGGACAACCAGATTGGAGCCCAAGTGATCGCACCGTTGATGTATTAATAGGCAGATTACGTAAAAAGCTCGGTGATGAAAAAGACCAAAAACGCATTGTTACCGTCCGCGGTAAAGGCTATATGCTGTCTACTTAA
- a CDS encoding YifB family Mg chelatase-like AAA ATPase, with amino-acid sequence MSLAKTYTRAQVGVNAPLVTVEVHLSNGLPAFNIVGLPEASVKESKERVRCALTHCHFLFPEQRITVNLAPADLPKQGGRYDLAIAIGILLASGQLQNTQIHEYEFYGELALTGEVREVTAVIPALIAAAKAQRCCFIPLSNKEMASLVTYGTRKSAGSLRDVWMDLGGQQTLSFDEAMTCPDEDQFNMSIDMNEVKGQVVAKRVLEIAAAGAHNVLFLGPPGTGKSMLAQRMSTIMPPMQIEQALETASVYSLIGKSIDPKKWRQRPFRSPHHTCSAVALVGGSSTPKPGEISLAHNGILFLDELPEYERKVLDSLREPMETGMVNISRAAQQVDFPARFQLIAALNPSPTGCHHDKRSTPDQVLRYLSKISGPFVDRIDLQIELPRLSTSELQSKGEVEDSACIRARVVRARSAAIERQGKENAMLSTKELEKYCALSDRVSEYLAKATEKLQLSPRSYHRVVKVARTIADLNMHDVITLSDLKEALSYRAFERLLSQLTR; translated from the coding sequence ATGTCACTAGCTAAAACTTATACTCGAGCACAAGTGGGCGTCAATGCACCACTGGTTACTGTGGAAGTTCACTTAAGTAATGGCTTACCTGCATTTAATATTGTTGGTTTGCCAGAAGCTTCGGTGAAAGAGTCAAAAGAGCGTGTGCGTTGTGCATTAACGCATTGTCACTTTTTATTTCCTGAGCAACGAATTACCGTTAATCTTGCCCCTGCTGATTTGCCCAAGCAAGGTGGGCGGTATGATTTGGCTATTGCGATTGGTATTTTATTGGCTTCAGGTCAGCTTCAAAATACTCAAATACATGAGTACGAATTTTATGGCGAGTTAGCTTTGACAGGAGAGGTACGTGAGGTAACCGCGGTTATCCCCGCATTGATTGCTGCAGCAAAAGCGCAGCGTTGTTGTTTTATACCTTTGTCGAATAAAGAGATGGCGAGCTTAGTCACTTATGGCACACGTAAATCGGCAGGTAGTTTGCGAGATGTATGGATGGATTTAGGGGGACAACAAACATTGTCTTTTGATGAAGCCATGACGTGCCCTGATGAAGACCAATTCAATATGTCTATTGATATGAATGAAGTGAAAGGTCAGGTAGTTGCGAAACGAGTGCTTGAAATTGCAGCGGCAGGAGCACATAACGTTTTGTTTTTAGGCCCTCCAGGTACTGGAAAGTCGATGTTAGCCCAGCGGATGTCAACCATTATGCCACCCATGCAAATAGAGCAAGCATTAGAAACTGCGTCGGTTTATTCATTGATTGGTAAAAGTATAGACCCCAAAAAGTGGCGTCAAAGGCCCTTTCGTTCACCTCATCATACTTGTTCTGCTGTGGCATTAGTTGGAGGCTCTTCAACACCTAAGCCAGGGGAAATATCGCTGGCTCACAATGGGATTCTATTCCTTGATGAATTACCTGAGTATGAAAGAAAAGTATTAGACTCTTTACGAGAGCCGATGGAAACGGGCATGGTAAATATCTCGCGTGCAGCGCAACAGGTGGACTTCCCTGCGCGATTTCAGCTTATAGCAGCACTTAATCCCAGTCCTACGGGATGCCATCATGATAAGCGCTCAACACCAGATCAAGTGTTGCGCTACTTAAGTAAAATATCAGGGCCATTTGTTGATCGTATCGATCTGCAAATTGAGTTGCCAAGGCTCAGTACGTCAGAGTTGCAGTCAAAAGGTGAGGTAGAGGATAGTGCATGTATTCGTGCGCGTGTTGTGCGGGCGCGTTCAGCCGCCATTGAACGCCAAGGAAAAGAAAATGCCATGCTTTCTACTAAAGAGCTTGAGAAGTACTGTGCATTGTCGGACAGGGTGAGTGAGTACTTGGCAAAAGCGACAGAAAAGCTGCAGTTATCGCCTCGCTCATACCATCGAGTAGTTAAGGTAGCGAGAACGATCGCTGATCTAAATATGCATGATGTGATCACGTTATCAGATTTGAAAGAAGCACTCAGTTATCGCGCTTTTGAACGCTTACTTTCTCAATTGACACGTTAA
- a CDS encoding trimeric intracellular cation channel family protein, with product MTELYHWFDLLGVMVFAISGTLLAHRKHMDGFGVVVLATVTGIGGGTIRDVILDTPVFWLHDSSYFIAIFCAVILCIWWTNRQKTVPKQQLLTADAFGLAFFAVMGMQKAMSLGMPDTTVIIMGVLTGCFGGVVRDVLADEMPMLLKGELYAITCIIGGIVYTQLTHLGVLLETTMVVSMLTILLLRLAAIRWHLVLHVFKYKS from the coding sequence ATGACTGAACTATATCACTGGTTCGATTTGTTGGGTGTTATGGTCTTTGCAATTTCTGGTACCCTTCTGGCCCATCGAAAACATATGGATGGGTTTGGTGTGGTTGTGCTTGCAACAGTAACAGGTATCGGGGGAGGCACAATACGGGATGTTATACTTGATACTCCGGTGTTTTGGCTTCACGATAGTAGCTATTTTATTGCTATTTTTTGTGCCGTTATTTTATGTATCTGGTGGACTAATAGACAAAAAACGGTGCCTAAGCAGCAACTATTGACCGCAGATGCGTTTGGATTGGCGTTTTTTGCGGTGATGGGGATGCAAAAGGCAATGAGTTTGGGTATGCCTGATACCACGGTAATTATTATGGGAGTGTTAACAGGATGCTTTGGTGGCGTTGTTAGGGACGTATTGGCAGACGAAATGCCGATGCTGCTGAAAGGTGAGCTTTATGCCATCACTTGTATCATCGGGGGGATTGTGTATACGCAATTGACGCATTTGGGTGTATTACTGGAAACCACCATGGTAGTGTCTATGTTGACGATTTTATTGTTACGTCTTGCTGCGATTCGTTGGCACTTGGTGTTACATGTATTTAAATACAAGTCTTGA
- a CDS encoding M14 family zinc carboxypeptidase, whose amino-acid sequence MKIQYASYQDTIDALQSAMSEHPHLIRLQSIGQTWEGRPIMLVTVSLDVTYADDKPALLYTGSIHAREWIGNELALKFIQYITENYRFNPKLQTALTRNTLYMVPCLNPDGFEYSRNHFSFWRKNRRNNGDGTYGVDLNRNFDAKFMRNQNTGSNTYGGPHAFSEPETCAIRDFVEQHDNIRIALDYHSQGNVFFPAHKFNHEVEIEGADLNILCANMNHEIKKVTGRQYGIHRGKPPAQLIHGSGREYYYRKGIIATVVEVGTRNIPDYMKNMSESVAENIPAIVHALSEAINYSPLAPERVAGFTIKSIDHEGVELEWEYDNRDDIYFELYRSESNKSPCGEESLVAITKSLSFRDSQLRSGQSYFYNIRAVDKVTKIKSSFSPELRLKTHLSRHQSARTLFPAKEFVGYLSENYLAKNKEHFGYNSMFIGVDKKRGVSIGVVQFDLSSLPAGADIERAEFSLYPMNRVAAKIEQYGEWSVAIIDAQSVSDIYDYQAVSEAKPLHTLGQTFESDKMTQGIWMKWQFNGVERTLLNSLIERQSLLLRLQGPKTLPIGNDSQVMQFDIGYGPFGSGLHYRPNLELVYQVPEQQLALLPTRCNTIYKEAVVADRLASGFDEQGEIVYGQMAFVLNADLPVDKTVFTQACLTLRSCNSIASAKDVRFTIELVELQDVDFQAVKKRQKIEYIGYEVSNEQLRERAEHHFIFDSYSLQALERLHQAHTPFYFIIRATSESQATNALVNWTACQDQHPAQLNINYITRRKHAVPAPQNLSAQSEGGVVKLVWENPEDEDFVGCFVVRNRFHPPRSPFDGVKLYGGKDAYTLDNFGNAKLSKYYAVFSYDDVPNYSAPLVLHYSGEE is encoded by the coding sequence ATGAAAATTCAATACGCTTCCTATCAAGATACTATCGACGCTTTACAATCTGCAATGAGTGAACATCCGCATTTAATTCGACTTCAGAGTATTGGTCAAACATGGGAGGGGCGTCCGATCATGTTGGTAACGGTATCTTTAGACGTCACTTACGCCGATGATAAACCAGCTTTATTGTACACCGGATCCATTCATGCCAGAGAGTGGATAGGCAATGAATTAGCACTCAAGTTTATTCAGTACATTACGGAAAACTATCGATTCAATCCCAAACTACAAACAGCTCTGACACGCAACACTTTATATATGGTGCCATGCTTAAATCCAGACGGTTTTGAATATTCCCGCAACCACTTTTCGTTTTGGCGCAAGAATCGTCGCAACAATGGCGATGGGACCTATGGTGTGGACTTAAACCGTAATTTTGATGCCAAATTTATGCGAAATCAAAATACTGGATCAAACACTTATGGTGGACCACACGCATTTTCTGAGCCTGAAACCTGTGCGATCCGGGATTTTGTTGAGCAGCATGACAATATCCGCATTGCGTTAGATTATCACTCTCAAGGAAATGTATTTTTTCCTGCGCACAAGTTTAACCATGAAGTAGAAATAGAAGGGGCTGATTTAAACATCTTATGTGCCAATATGAATCATGAAATTAAAAAAGTGACAGGTAGGCAATATGGCATCCATCGTGGCAAGCCACCCGCGCAGCTCATTCATGGCAGTGGTCGAGAATATTATTATCGCAAAGGTATTATTGCCACCGTTGTTGAGGTTGGTACGAGAAATATTCCGGATTATATGAAAAATATGTCAGAAAGCGTCGCTGAAAATATTCCGGCAATAGTGCACGCTTTAAGTGAAGCGATTAATTACTCGCCTTTGGCTCCGGAGCGTGTTGCTGGGTTTACCATCAAGAGCATTGATCACGAGGGGGTTGAGCTTGAATGGGAGTATGACAACCGGGATGATATTTACTTTGAGCTGTATCGCAGTGAGAGTAACAAAAGTCCCTGCGGTGAGGAAAGCTTAGTGGCCATAACCAAGTCGCTGTCTTTTAGAGATTCACAGCTGCGCAGTGGACAGAGTTATTTTTATAATATTCGTGCTGTAGATAAGGTAACAAAGATAAAATCGTCGTTTAGTCCTGAGCTGCGATTAAAAACACATTTATCCCGACATCAAAGTGCTCGAACCTTATTTCCAGCTAAAGAGTTTGTCGGCTACTTGAGCGAGAACTACCTTGCCAAAAATAAAGAGCATTTTGGTTACAACTCGATGTTTATCGGAGTCGATAAAAAGCGTGGCGTTAGTATTGGTGTCGTCCAGTTTGATTTAAGCTCTTTGCCCGCCGGTGCGGATATTGAGCGGGCGGAATTTTCACTGTATCCGATGAATCGAGTCGCTGCCAAAATTGAGCAATACGGCGAGTGGTCAGTGGCCATTATCGATGCGCAAAGCGTGTCAGATATTTATGACTATCAAGCTGTGAGCGAAGCTAAACCGCTGCATACCCTTGGGCAGACTTTTGAATCAGATAAGATGACGCAAGGGATTTGGATGAAGTGGCAATTCAATGGCGTAGAGCGCACACTATTGAATTCATTGATTGAACGGCAAAGTTTGTTATTACGCTTGCAAGGCCCCAAAACATTGCCAATTGGAAATGACTCGCAAGTCATGCAGTTTGACATAGGCTACGGACCTTTTGGTAGCGGTTTGCACTATCGACCAAACTTGGAACTTGTATATCAAGTACCGGAGCAGCAACTAGCCTTATTGCCTACGCGTTGTAATACGATATACAAAGAAGCAGTCGTCGCAGATAGGCTTGCCTCTGGATTTGATGAGCAAGGGGAGATTGTGTATGGACAGATGGCCTTTGTATTAAATGCGGATTTACCGGTTGATAAAACGGTATTCACGCAAGCGTGTTTAACACTCCGCAGCTGTAACAGTATTGCTAGTGCTAAAGATGTGCGGTTTACTATAGAGCTGGTGGAGCTTCAAGACGTTGATTTTCAAGCTGTTAAAAAACGTCAAAAGATAGAGTATATCGGCTATGAAGTGAGCAATGAGCAGTTACGAGAACGTGCAGAGCATCATTTTATCTTTGATAGTTATAGCCTACAGGCGTTAGAGCGGCTACATCAGGCGCATACGCCTTTTTATTTTATTATTCGTGCCACATCTGAATCCCAAGCAACCAATGCCCTAGTGAATTGGACAGCTTGCCAGGATCAACACCCAGCACAGTTAAACATTAACTATATTACCAGACGAAAACATGCCGTGCCTGCGCCGCAGAACTTGTCGGCGCAATCAGAAGGCGGCGTTGTTAAGCTGGTTTGGGAAAATCCTGAAGATGAAGACTTTGTTGGCTGTTTTGTGGTGCGTAATCGTTTTCACCCGCCGCGCTCCCCTTTTGATGGCGTTAAGCTTTATGGCGGAAAAGATGCGTATACATTAGATAATTTTGGTAATGCTAAACTGAGTAAGTACTATGCCGTGTTTAGCTACGATGATGTACCCAATTATTCAGCTCCTCTGGTTTTACATTACTCTGGGGAGGAGTAA
- a CDS encoding ATP-grasp domain-containing protein produces MQNNTQLPKIGLLYLDYVLRFFDKSNFKGWPDKIETVVYHWGNDKARFIAEVKRKKIDVLIGNIPATAYETFREIARALPEVRFLPSLDSQFSNKSKENVTHFCRKYKLPAPHTEIFYIPERAQQYLANAQYPKIIKRSYGPSNYGGYFVHKVDSAEEAKTLLNEKKYYPLYIQDFVPMEADIRVMLIGHKPVCAFWRRPPEGEWLTNTSQGGSMDYQAIPKSVLKLATAASKAANAEYWACDIALGKDGKLRILECATAFAAFPYIRDWIGQYLMWLLSSGYFRKPHIPLYNWEELGKIDARLLRTMRHIGFSQYTPSQDCGEVFKQFDEQAFPILDTEFKFGEEWPSEVWNLQDNFVLGARAVEAKVMQPIPASDELAEELNNYDAPQFDEAQVRALLSQVRGVGEKMVDDIMTTFGAHGVVEALNTDPQKLCVVKNLKDKKLEKIVEHWQSHAGQI; encoded by the coding sequence ATGCAAAACAACACACAATTACCCAAAATCGGACTACTTTATTTAGATTATGTACTGCGTTTTTTTGACAAGTCTAATTTTAAGGGGTGGCCCGATAAAATAGAAACAGTGGTATATCACTGGGGGAATGACAAGGCGCGTTTTATCGCTGAGGTAAAGCGCAAAAAAATAGATGTTCTGATAGGCAATATTCCTGCAACGGCGTATGAGACATTCAGAGAGATCGCCAGAGCATTGCCAGAAGTCAGGTTTTTACCATCGTTGGACAGCCAATTCTCGAATAAGTCTAAAGAAAATGTGACGCACTTTTGCCGCAAGTATAAGCTGCCTGCACCGCATACTGAAATATTTTATATTCCTGAGAGAGCACAGCAATATTTAGCAAATGCTCAGTACCCAAAAATTATTAAGCGCTCTTATGGGCCTTCAAACTATGGTGGCTATTTTGTTCATAAAGTAGATAGTGCTGAAGAAGCTAAGACGCTGTTGAATGAAAAAAAGTACTACCCACTCTATATTCAGGATTTTGTTCCAATGGAAGCCGACATTCGCGTGATGCTGATTGGGCATAAACCAGTATGTGCTTTTTGGCGCAGACCCCCTGAAGGTGAATGGTTAACCAATACCAGCCAAGGTGGCAGCATGGATTATCAAGCGATTCCTAAGTCGGTATTGAAACTCGCAACAGCGGCTTCAAAAGCGGCGAATGCAGAGTATTGGGCGTGTGATATCGCACTGGGTAAAGATGGAAAATTGCGGATCTTAGAATGTGCAACAGCCTTTGCTGCATTCCCTTACATTCGAGATTGGATCGGTCAATACTTGATGTGGTTATTGTCGAGTGGGTACTTCAGAAAGCCTCATATACCGCTTTATAACTGGGAAGAGCTCGGCAAAATTGACGCGCGTTTACTGCGAACGATGCGCCATATTGGATTTTCTCAGTACACACCAAGCCAAGACTGCGGTGAAGTATTTAAGCAATTTGATGAGCAGGCGTTTCCTATTTTAGACACTGAGTTTAAATTCGGAGAAGAGTGGCCAAGTGAAGTGTGGAATCTGCAAGATAACTTTGTATTGGGTGCAAGGGCGGTTGAGGCGAAGGTGATGCAGCCTATTCCCGCCAGTGATGAGTTAGCTGAAGAGCTGAATAATTACGATGCCCCGCAATTTGATGAAGCGCAAGTAAGGGCGCTACTGAGTCAAGTCCGTGGTGTGGGAGAAAAAATGGTAGATGACATTATGACGACATTCGGTGCACATGGTGTTGTTGAAGCATTAAATACAGATCCACAAAAACTGTGTGTCGTGAAAAACCTCAAAGATAAGAAATTAGAAAAAATAGTCGAGCATTGGCAAAGCCATGCTGGGCAAATCTAA
- a CDS encoding ATP-grasp domain-containing protein: MTAVSRAPHVGIWMYENGGGKEIEQQLVHALAERGIQASTGLNLRDARARDGGIECNGVAMEQLDAFLSYNAGQQTQYQLYLYETLNETIPTLNNYRAFALAEDKFRTSHLLNSHGISTPDYRLCHKNDMDGLRAALHDFGGKLVYKPTDGWGGVGIVKIEGEQALDMIMPFLSRTDLRYFYVERFINYDNTDYRVDVVDGQFVGCYGRKAPKDDWKTNVTSGGSVFVREANDEVVALALKATKALGLEVAGVDLIYDREKEQYVVLEVNTIPAFATPEQEQLGLTFNQAKIQAMVGLIEKTVTNKTSFQSAKVA; the protein is encoded by the coding sequence ATGACTGCCGTATCGCGGGCGCCCCATGTCGGGATTTGGATGTACGAAAATGGCGGGGGAAAAGAGATTGAACAACAATTAGTGCACGCTTTAGCCGAGCGTGGGATCCAAGCTAGTACAGGTCTAAATCTGCGTGATGCACGGGCGCGAGATGGTGGTATTGAGTGTAACGGCGTGGCAATGGAGCAGTTAGATGCCTTTTTAAGCTACAACGCGGGTCAGCAAACGCAATATCAGCTTTATCTTTATGAAACACTTAACGAAACGATCCCTACACTCAATAACTATCGTGCTTTTGCATTGGCAGAAGACAAGTTTCGTACATCACATTTGCTTAATAGTCATGGGATCAGTACACCAGACTATCGTTTATGCCACAAAAATGACATGGATGGCTTGCGTGCCGCGCTGCATGACTTTGGTGGCAAGTTAGTCTACAAACCCACGGATGGTTGGGGTGGAGTCGGCATAGTGAAAATAGAAGGCGAACAAGCGCTGGATATGATCATGCCTTTTTTAAGCCGTACTGATTTACGCTATTTTTACGTTGAGCGCTTTATCAATTATGACAATACCGATTATCGTGTTGATGTTGTTGATGGTCAGTTTGTGGGCTGTTATGGCAGAAAAGCCCCTAAAGATGATTGGAAAACTAATGTGACTAGTGGTGGGAGTGTCTTTGTACGTGAAGCCAATGATGAAGTGGTGGCGCTGGCATTAAAAGCAACTAAAGCGCTTGGGCTTGAAGTCGCTGGTGTTGATTTAATTTATGATCGCGAAAAAGAACAATATGTGGTGCTAGAAGTAAACACAATTCCTGCCTTTGCCACCCCAGAGCAAGAGCAATTAGGGCTGACATTTAATCAAGCTAAAATCCAGGCTATGGTGGGTTTGATTGAAAAAACCGTGACTAATAAAACTTCATTTCAATCTGCCAAGGTGGCCTAA